The Maridesulfovibrio hydrothermalis AM13 = DSM 14728 DNA window GCAAAGATGTAAATATTCAAATTTCGCTGTAAAAATGAATTTTTGATTTTACATAAAACCGCTCCAAGGATAAAAGAATACGTGCGAGGTAAATAAAATTCATCCTGAACCGGAAGACAAAAAGGCCGCCAATAATGAGACATAGAGACGCTGATCATATCAAATACAAATTAACTTTACCGCTTATTTTTCTGCTCGCTACCGCTGCACTTTATTTTTTCCACACACTCACCGTGGAAAAACAGCGCGTGGCAAATATTAGACAAACAGTAGAAGATCTACGTCTGGATGCTTTTCAAATTGCAGCAGCGGAAAGCCCCGATAAAGTCTCCTATGAGCTCGAAAGATTCTCAAGCAGACTAAACACCTTGAAGAGTATAGCAGAGAACAACCCGCTCTACGGGCTGGTGCATGAAGATGACAATGGGTTAATTACCAGTGCAGAGTTTTTTCTAAATGCACTGTCCTCAAAAGAATCTATTGCATCTGTTCTTAAAAATATTGACGAAGAAGCCAGCCACACTCTTGTCAGACTTAATGAATTCCAGCACAAACTGGTTACTGGGAAAATCAAAATCGAATACGCAATTTTATTTTTCATATGCCTGCTTATTGCGATACATTTTTATCTGGTAGATGCTCCTATGAAGCGTGAACTGCTCAAAAATGCCAGAGAAAAGGAGGTCTGCAATTCAACTATCAAAAAACTTGCTGAACGTGACGCACTCACCAACCTGCCGGGCAGAATGAAATTTTACGAAGAGTCCGAACGTGAAGTCTCAGCCGCGACAAGATATGGATCAAACCTTACCCTTATTAAAATGGACATTCACGACTTTAAAGCAATCAACCACGATAATGGGCAGAAAGCCGGTGATAAAATTCTTGCCGGATTTGCCCGCACCGTCCGCAAACACCTCCGGCGGCCAGATAGTTTTTTCAGAGTAGGTGGCGATAAGTTTATTATCCTTGCACCGCATACCACCATAAAAAATGCTGAAAACCTTACTGTTAAAATTGATAAACTCATTAAATCAAGCAAAGCTCTCAATGTTGTCCCCTTTTCTGTGAATACCGGAATCGCCGCCTGCGGCCCCGGAGAAACAGCAAAAACTTTACTTGAAAAAGTGGATTCAGCATTAAAAGAATCTAAAAAGCACGGGCCTGGATCTGTTTACATTTACCCTGAAGAAACTCAAAAATCTTAAATAATATATCATGAAAAAAACATACTTTCTACTAATCACCGTCTTTGCTGTTTCTCTTTTTTCTTTTGCGGGCTGCGCATCAGTTACAACAAGTACCCAAATAACTGGCCAGACAGCTCTTGCTGAAATAGTTTCAGAGACAGATCAGATCCCCCTGCGAGATTTCTTTAAAAACCCTGTTGCCGAGGCATTCTCCATATCTCCGGACGGAAAGAAAGTGGCATGGGTTGCTCCGTGGAAAGAGCGCATGAATATTTTTGTAAAGGAGCTGGCTGACGGCAGAATAACCCGTATTACCAATTCTACGGTCCGTAATATATCAGGCTACTTCTGGGCGGGAAATAGCCGTATTCTATATGGGCAGGATACTGGTGGAGATGAAAATTTCCACACCTTTTGCGCCCCCGTGGACGGAAGCGGCGCTCTTGACCTGACCCCTTTTAAGAATATCCGCACCAACCTGCTGGACGACCTTGAAAATGACGACCAGCACATTCTAATAACCATGAACAAACGCGACCCGCGTTACTTTGATGTTTACCGGCTGAATGTAACAAACGGCGACCTTAAGCTTGTCGCCAGTAACCCCGGTGACATTACCAGCTGGATGACTGATAATAACGGAATCCTGCGCATGGCTATCGCCGGCAGAGGCGGAAACAACGTCATTCTTTATCGCAGCAACGAACAGGAAATATTCCGG harbors:
- a CDS encoding GGDEF domain-containing protein, which encodes MRHRDADHIKYKLTLPLIFLLATAALYFFHTLTVEKQRVANIRQTVEDLRLDAFQIAAAESPDKVSYELERFSSRLNTLKSIAENNPLYGLVHEDDNGLITSAEFFLNALSSKESIASVLKNIDEEASHTLVRLNEFQHKLVTGKIKIEYAILFFICLLIAIHFYLVDAPMKRELLKNAREKEVCNSTIKKLAERDALTNLPGRMKFYEESEREVSAATRYGSNLTLIKMDIHDFKAINHDNGQKAGDKILAGFARTVRKHLRRPDSFFRVGGDKFIILAPHTTIKNAENLTVKIDKLIKSSKALNVVPFSVNTGIAACGPGETAKTLLEKVDSALKESKKHGPGSVYIYPEETQKS